A genomic stretch from Pieris napi chromosome 18, ilPieNapi1.2, whole genome shotgun sequence includes:
- the LOC125058715 gene encoding uncharacterized protein LOC125058715, whose protein sequence is MADEITLIAAAFIVLKNKQKKKRLWIRPYLNRRETLDNLSLEISLDNKLFKKFTRMSKGDFDFLLNKIGPKIKRNDTNMRTAISVTTRLAITLRFLATGDSFKSLMYLFRVSDASISTIIPEVCAAIIEGLKEYIKVRVTEWKQVAKDFKDRWNFPHCLGALDGKHVAITCPPNSGSQYYNYKQFYSIVLFAVTDARYNFLYVHAGVQGSISDGGVFRHTAFGKALLRQTLNIPHPETLPGREMLTPYIFLADDAFPLTENICKPYTLDLNISYVPTPILQNVYVTIEYLEHAVL, encoded by the exons atggctgacgaaatcacactaATCGCAGcagcttttattgttttaaaaaataaacagaaaaagaagagattgtggattcGACCTTACCTAAATAGGCGTGAAACCTTAGACAATTTGAGTCTTGAAATAAGCCtggataataaattattcaagaaatTTACAAGAATGTCAAAAGGCGACTTTGACtttcttttaaacaaaattggaccaaaaataaaaagaaatgatACAAACATGAGAACAGCAATATCTGTTACCACGAGATTGGCGATAACTCTACGGTTTTTGGCAACTGGAGATTCATTTAAAAGTTTGATGTACCTGTTCCGAGTGTCAGATGCTTCGATTTCTACTATTATTCCAGAGGTGTGTGCAGCTATTATAGAAGGATTAAAAGAATACATCAAGGTAA GAGTCACAGAGTGGAAACAAGTTGCAAAAGATTTCAAGGATCGTTGGAATTTCCCTCACTGTTTGGGTGCACTAGATGGCAAACACGTCGCAATTACCTGTCCACCGAACAGTGGCAgtcaatattacaattataagcAGTTTTATAGCATAGTGCTATTTGCTGTAACAGATGCAcgttacaattttctttatgtACATGCTGGAGTTCAAGGAAGTATATCTGATGGGGGAGTTTTTAGACATACAGCTTTTGGGAAAGCACTTCTGCGTCAAACTCTCAACATACCACACCCTGAAACCCTTCCCGGCCGAGAAATGTTAACACCGTATATTTTCCTGGCAGACGATGCATTTCCCTTAACAGAGAATATTTGCAAGCCCTATACGTTAGATTTGAACATATCCTATGTTCCAACTCCTATACTCCAAAACGTGTATGTAACTATAGAATATCTCGAGCACGCCGTATTGTAG
- the LOC125058707 gene encoding uncharacterized protein LOC125058707 yields MTATWSNEKITDFINEVHLYPELWDIKTGIYKDRNAKKDAWNEIAEKFGITSNEAYKKFRSLRTYANNEEKKKKSGSAGGKTVKWFAYDALSFLLKQNSANIGLDSENATSNATETTHTDINADPREFVEIETTGSLDAVDTTPKPRTKRSKTTDPLLEKAQNIIRDAGEKKNEYAAFGEHVANKMSKYDDYTRSQAELKIMKILFECDMTMYRTRAGTSESLYSDLSTPPPQNPQSEDNAVSDKTQSKLNYEELVSFTIQNDA; encoded by the exons ATGACTGCTACGTGGTCTAACGAGAAAATTACTGATTTCATTAATGAAGTACATTTATACCCTGAGTTGTGGGATATAAAAACCGGCATATACAAAGATAGGAATGCTAAAAAAGATGCATGGAATGAAATCGCTGAAAAGTTTGGCATAACAAGCAACGAGGCTTACAAAAAATTCAGAAGCCTAAGAACTTACGCAAATAATGAGgagaaaaagaagaaaagtGGTAGTGCTGGCGGTAAAACAGTAAAGTGGTTTGCTTACGATGCGCTATCGTTTctcttaaaacaaaattccGCTAATATAGGATTAGATAGTGAAAATGCAACTTCTAAC GCGACTGAAACTACACACACTGACATCAATGCTGACCCACGTGAATTCGTAGAAATAGAAACGACTGGCTCTTTGGATGCCGTCGATACTACTCCAAAACCACGAACTAAAAGGTCCAAGACTACAGATCCACTATTAGAAAAGGCTCAAAATATTATACGCGATGCTggcgaaaaaaaaaacgaatatGCTGCTTTCGGAGAGCATGTTGCCAACAAAATGAGTAAATATGACGACTACACGCGTTCGCAGGCTGAATTGAAAATCATGAAAATACTATTTGAATGTGACATGACAATGTACAGAACTCGAGCTGGTACTTCAGAAAGTCTATATTCAGATTTATCCACACCACCTCCTCAAAATCCTCAATCTGAAGATAACGCCGTTTCAGATAAAACAcagtcaaaattaaattatgaagaaCTTGTGTCGTTTACTATCCAAAATGATGCATGA